One Aegilops tauschii subsp. strangulata cultivar AL8/78 chromosome 2, Aet v6.0, whole genome shotgun sequence genomic window, GACGAGATGATGAACCTCATCATGAAGCGGTGTATGGATTACATACGCAGCGAAATGAAGGAAATACCAGAACAAGTAGCCGAGGTGACACACCCTTAATTCTATGTTTACAACATTTTTGAAGTTGCAAAATCGTGCCGATATTAATAAATATTTTTTATGTAATGCAGAGATTGTTAGAGAAGTTGAACCAAAATGGTGTGATGTACAAGCCAGCGGCTGCTACGGCTTCCGGCAACAACGATGCCGACCTAGAAGTGGATTCCTTTGAGAATGGTCCGCCAGAAAAAAAAGAATTCGTGTACAAGGATGACTCTGACGGTCTAGAGCCGGTGATTGATTTGACACAGCCTGACGAGCCTGTTGTAAACCAGAACAACGATGATGAGGAAGTATGTTTTCATTTATTTGTCTTCATTTATCTCAATTATGCATCTTCATTTTCGTTAACTGAACCTATCACATTATTTTTTTGTTAACTAGAAAACACCTGCCAAGTTAAATGTTGACAAGACAACGAAGCCTACTGATGAGTGCGGCGCAACACCGGAGAACCCTTGGATTGTAGGTAATTCTCCTCGAGCAGAATCGTCCGACATTGGCATTTCTGCAAGTTCTATCGACAGGATGGTGGGTAAGAGCAAGGGGAAAAAGTCTGCAGCAACCGCAAAAGAAGACGATGTTATATCCGGGAAGCGCCGACGGACTGTTCCcaagaaatttgaatcccccTTTAAACTTGACAAGCCCGGTAAGCGAAGCGCTCGCGGTACTAAGCCATCCGGCAACACTACCGCAACTAGAGGTACCGTTAGTAGCTATCTTAGTGCTTAATTTACTACCATTTCATGTACTCACTGTTCGTGACGTTCGTAATTTATCATGCAGCTCTGTTTAGTGACAATGACATGGAAGGCTCTGTTAAGGACGATTTGACACCGGAACTCATCGATGCTGCTGTTGCGTTTGTGGAGGTAGCTGCTCGGTCTAAGAAGAATATGACAAAAAGAGTTTACTACAATGAACGTGGCACCTCTGTGACTGTGGAGAGAATACGACCGGTACTTGAGCATACATGGCTAGCGGATGACGTAAGATCTATTACCATGTCCTGCTATTTAAGTGCATAATCTAGGTGTCACCTATGAAAATAAAATGTTCTATTATTTTACGCAGGTTATCGATGCTTATCAGACACATTTGGCTCTGCGCGTTGGTCATGATCGGCACCTCTGTCCAGCCTGGAGGTCCAAATACCTTGTTGATCGTGCTAAGGCACGAGACAACCCTAAACCGTCGAAATACAACATGGATAGTGCGCTGAGCAGAGCTGGAGCAGTACGTAGGGTTCTGGACGACTATACCGTCCGTGATAAGGTATGATATGTTCTTACTAGTTCATTAACACTCATTTCAACAAGCATAATTGCATCTGATTACAAATGTGTTCCACATTTCAGTCATTTATCCCGTTGAACGTCGGCAATACACACTGGATTACCGTGGTGATGCACAACAGCAAGAAAGAATTCCGAGTTTTTGATTCGCTCTATCCTCTCGAGTTCTCTCTCGACACTGTGAAAGCACTGGTACTCTCCCCGACATTGAGCATTTTTCATATGAAATGTCATCTGGTTTCTCACTACTACTTTCTTTCAAATAGCGACTAGCAATAGCAATTGATATGGAAGAGGCAAACCGTATTACACCTGGCAAATATCCAGACGTCACTAAATGGCCTATCATACCTCAGATCGACATGCCACCACAAGAGGACGGGTGAGTTATGGTTCATCATTTTCTACTTACGAAAGACATGTTCGTGTGCACGGTGACTAATGTTTGCATATATATTAGGAACTCTTGTGGCCTTTTTGTGATTGAAGTTATGGAGCATTGGGACGGGGATCGATGGACCGCCGATTTTACCCAGGTAATTTGTCCTCTCGGCTCGTACACTTGTACAATTGTCGTATAATACCAACTTCTATTCATTAAACCTTGTTCTAAAAATTGCAGGGCAGGGTTAATGCAAGGAGAAGGCGTCTCATCGCCGAGTTGGTTCTCTCACCTACCAACACGCTCGAATGTGTGAAGAACAAAATCCGCGACATCGCAAAGAAAAGCAAGGCGTGAAGACATCATACATGATTCAAGAATCTAGTTTCAGTCGTTTGTTTTAAGTCCAGAAGCACGTTTCCCGGCATGGACAACTTTGATTTTCTATCATTCATGTAATAAGCACGATACCATGGATTTTGTGTGGATTTTTGGTCGCTCACACATACTTGTGTATGTGTAATGCAGTCAGACTATACGTTTCGTACCAATAAATTTTTGCTTCCCTTCGTTCTACCTTAATGTTTTTTGCTGCTGTGTTCATTCTTTTCTTCCATGGAAGAGTAATTCATTTCCTTTTTACTTTTgcatattttttttatttgatTTGGCATTATTCAACAATAAGCAAAAAAGTTGATAAATTCCTTTTTGTTTGCCTGAGAATCAACCTCGGCTGTCGTGCCATCCGGTGTGGGATCCCGCGCCCGAGACAACGACAGATCCGGTCCCAGCGCGGGCGACCCAGTCGACGACCGCCAGTTGGCGCGGGGGGACACGCCAGGTCCGGTCCCGCCCGACCGCTCGGTGGAGACAGCCCGCGTGTCGGACGCAGACGGGCCACCCGTGGATCCTGCGGTTGGTGGAGTAGGCAGATCCGCCTGGGATCCCGTGCGCATGATTGCCGCTGGATCTCTCGGGATCGGCGTCCACAGGTGGATCTTCCTCGTGTCTTGCGCCTGACTCCCTTGGCGTTATGTGTTGCTTCAAATCTCGTTGCACAGTTTTTTTGCTGCATTTTTGTTAGCCTTTTCCTTTTCTGCATCATGAAGATCAGGATCAGTAGCACCATCAATCACATGATCAACTACTATTTCGCCCGCTTGATCAGTATGA contains:
- the LOC141040651 gene encoding uncharacterized protein — translated: MRTLLIRYMVEIFDPSKGRFIVQDLVGEVSLGAVDVECILALENHGLSAEGILGEEGEDVKDRVPPQFLSKTTGNIVIDDLIVDITKNKSADDNFLRRVVLVLLGTVLAPMSSKTVPKQYYALVDDVKRISKINWNAFTLRVLLDCLRNVTKGKHLRQWPRGNLALLQYLYWEKVQPLEGECAFNPSLSMEPLMRNWTEAAASRRDKFDYDQGRGRGNIKIEDNITKEYRAQERKVPEPEKPKMKPTVGAAKKSKLASNADEMMNLIMKRCMDYIRSEMKEIPEQVAERLLEKLNQNGVMYKPAAATASGNNDADLEVDSFENGPPEKKEFVYKDDSDGLEPVIDLTQPDEPVVNQNNDDEEKTPAKLNVDKTTKPTDECGATPENPWIVGNSPRAESSDIGISASSIDRMVGKSKGKKSAATAKEDDVISGKRRRTVPKKFESPFKLDKPALFSDNDMEGSVKDDLTPELIDAAVAFVEVAARSKKNMTKRVYYNERGTSVTVERIRPVIDAYQTHLALRVGHDRHLCPAWRSKYLVDRAKARDNPKPSKYNMDSALSRAGAVRRVLDDYTVRDKSFIPLNVGNTHWITVVMHNSKKEFRVFDSLYPLEFSLDTVKALRLAIAIDMEEANRITPGKYPDVTKWPIIPQIDMPPQEDGNSCGLFVIEVMEHWDGDRWTADFTQGRVNARRRRLIAELVLSPTNTLECVKNKIRDIAKKSKA